Part of the Streptomyces sp. f51 genome is shown below.
CTGACGACGACGTTCGACCTGGGCCACGACGAGATGGTGCTGGTGAAGGACATCGAGGTGTTCAGTACCTGTGAACATCATCTGGTCCCGTTCAGGGGTGTCGCGCACGTCGGCTACATCCCGTCCACCAGCGGCAAGATCACCGGCCTGTCCAAGCTGGCCCGCCTGGTCGACGTCTACGCCCGGCGTCCCCAGGTCCAGGAGCGGCTGACGACCCAGATCGCCGATTCCCTGATGGAGATCCTGGAGCCGCGCGGTGTGATCGTGGTCGTCGAGTGCGAGCACATGTGCATGTCCATGCGCGGTATCCGCAAGCCCGGCGCCAAGACCATCACCTCGGCGGTGCGCGGACAGCTGCGGGACGCGGCGACCCGCAACGAGGCGATGAGCCTCATCATGGCGCGCTAGGCCCCGCGGCCGCACCCGGACCGGTCCGGAACGACGAACGGCCTTCCCCGGGGGACTCGGTGCCCCGGGGCCGGGCTATGCCACCGGCGCCGTTCCGGTGTGGTGTTCGTCGTCGTCGTCCGGGAGCTTGCAGACGCGTTCCAGGAAGAAGGCGGCCGCTATCACGCCGATTCCGGCGATGACGGAGAGGCCGGCGTAGATGGCCTGGTCGCGGATGGCGGGGACCTCCAGGGATTCCAGGAGGAACACGCCGGTGCCGCCGTACATGCCCGCCACCAGGGCGGCCACCAGGGCGCTCGCCTGGCCGAAGACGACCGCGCGGGCGGCCATCAGCGGATCGACGCCCTTGGCACCGGGGCGGCGCTCGCGCTGGGCCTTGAGGCGGGCGCGCAGCGACAGGGCCGTCGCGAGGAGGACGATCGCGATCAGGGCGAGGACGATGGGCGCGGCGAGGGGGACCCGGGGCAGTGTGCCCACCGCGTTCCACAGGCGGGCGCC
Proteins encoded:
- the folE gene encoding GTP cyclohydrolase I FolE; amino-acid sequence: MTDPVTLDGEAAIGEFDEKRAENAVRELLIAVGEDPDREGLRETPARVARAYKEIFAGLLQQPEDVLTTTFDLGHDEMVLVKDIEVFSTCEHHLVPFRGVAHVGYIPSTSGKITGLSKLARLVDVYARRPQVQERLTTQIADSLMEILEPRGVIVVVECEHMCMSMRGIRKPGAKTITSAVRGQLRDAATRNEAMSLIMAR
- a CDS encoding DUF3180 domain-containing protein produces the protein MKQLRIRTLAAVFVVAGVLSWAGARLWNAVGTLPRVPLAAPIVLALIAIVLLATALSLRARLKAQRERRPGAKGVDPLMAARAVVFGQASALVAALVAGMYGGTGVFLLESLEVPAIRDQAIYAGLSVIAGIGVIAAAFFLERVCKLPDDDDEHHTGTAPVA